Proteins encoded together in one Salmo trutta chromosome 3, fSalTru1.1, whole genome shotgun sequence window:
- the LOC115178724 gene encoding tanabin-like isoform X1 yields the protein MELHRLRHHHSHRTDDKLQMLNLNQRLETYLGRVRLLEEENKLLCQEIQALRGSGQGGRMGLEDKLSLARQEVEEAWREKDRVELELGSLGEELQVLGLQRQWEADAHGEVKKKLADSRKQMEEERRAQIWLREKVSQLEKQIQFQIQTHQEDVAGFQATLIHVRPALPPPPPQTGTQLPSLLELGEEYSQMAVRAWHEAAMVFQGQVDSLDESLNQARTRLAQVGQEKIESQLKLQALENELQSAQDKRQYLERSVAKQRDRQRQEIQNLQAHLDVLEMEKGALGNQIDTLLTESRGLLQLKMSLGMEVATYRALLDNENLKGDFSSTNQLRSTYISDGVPSSRGAKQSFQSQQATSHMIRPISTIHRASPRSNVTMMSASPIWTQNRVTLNETPESCRKTEEEHIDFGTGSNHQVSYSTPYPEVPQDGISVDHFRPQDVHKEVNYAELLSPPTEEAGADVVSLLGSDHKEQSMWDMEKEEEDQNIVRTWFAEEKPVLESAMSHQVETSFIMPTVFSTDAQELYSPSVSYERAGSVTGAHSAFSANDDNDVPFEMSFEKEEPLLDMPYGPMNASEERDLETARKDAEWGGNEGLESETASVLEQAFETFTSSQAFEYGAGKSYNKPIEFNQEDNMSYESTQASHGLEEAFRHVKRVEEDVINLPKEDENYMSNKHEEQLEDELPPYGYDKDNCERLEGFSKENDMTERIDEFNQENIINLTKEDDENDMSNKDEDQLEHELRPYGYGKDNWEILGGFNKENDMTERIDKFNQEEIISYESAQASHWSEEVFHNVERVVEGDINFRKGDDENDMSNKREEQHALNPNGDVKDEWDRVEGYNEENGIGERMDDWKEGKYHMKEEETWNNRETQPNRYDQEDIPSNVEKLNQFEQEQIPSGREKLNQSEQEHIPSGGEKLNISDNDKEDHDEANLCQNNSVSWRAELEGDSYAQDNTLADTHPLIRYKSDETDVNTQASHMGESDSSDGEEDREVCQTGTDTWGEGKSKQFDTMEYLYEESEGDVIDQESNMGSTHQEDMDASQTKEHATQENDEENAVDQLIQKAEEEQSYEELTEPGEYSMVCSDEDYNEETIDRLVEQELENLSISSYSEHFTGQMIESESVLSLQIESHTELSQTHDISYSEEVEQIHSERLNQSEQEYIPSGGEKLNLYEQEHIPSDREKLNQSESEYIPSGGEKLNLYVQEHTPSDGEKLNQSEQEYIPSGGEKLNLYEQEHIPSGREKLNQSESEYTTSGGEKLNLYVQEHTPSDGEKLNQSEQEYIPSGGEKLNLYEQEHIPSDREKLNQSESEYTTSGGEKLNLYVQEHIPSDREKLNQSEQKYIPSGGEKVNQSEPEYIISGGEKLNQSEAEYITSGGEKLNLYAQEYLPSDGEKMNPSEPEYIPSNGEKLNQSEQGNIPSGREKLNQSEPEHIPSGGETLDICEQEHIPSDGEKINQPDSEHIPSNGEKLNVNVQEHIPSDGENLNQSEQENIPSGGEKVNQSEPEYIISGGEKLNQSEAEDITSGGETLNLYAQGYLPSDGEKMNQSEPEYIPSNGEKLNQSQQENIPLGGEKLNQSEQENIPSGGEKMNQSEQENIPSGGEKRNQSEAEYITSGGEKLNQSEQENIPSDREKMNPSEPEYTTSGGETLDICEQEHIPSDGEKINQPDSEHIPSNGKKLNVYVQEHIPSDREKLNQSEQENIPSGGEKLNQSEQGNIPSGREKLNQSEPEHIPSGGETLDICEQEHIPSDGEKINQPDSEHIPSNGEKLNVNVQEHIPSDGENLNQSEQENIPSGGEKVNQSEPEYIISGGEKLNQSEAEDITSGGETLNLYAQGYLPSDGEKMNQSEPEYIPSNGEKLNQSQQENIPLGGEKLNQSEQENIPSGGEKMNQSEQENIPSGGEKRNQSEAEYITSGGEKLNQSEQENIPSDREKMNPSEPEYTTSGGETLDICEQEHIPSDGEKINQPDSEHIPSNGKKLNVYVQEHIPSDREKLNQSEQENIPSGGEKLNQSEQENLPSSGETLDLCEQEHIPSDGEKMYKSEPEHILSNGEKLNQSEQENIPLGGKKLNQSEQENLPSGGEKLNQSEQENLPSGGEKLNQSEPEHIPSNGEKLNQSEQEYITSGGEKLNQSEPEYIISGGEKLNQSEAEDITSGGETLNVNAQEHIPSDGEKMNQSEPEYIPLGREKLNQSEPEYITSGGEKLNLCVQEYLPSDREKMNPSEPEYIPSGGEKLNLYEQEYVISGGEKLNQSETEDIPSGGEKLNQSETEDIPSGGEKLNQSETEDIPSGGEKLNQSEPEYIISGGEKLDICEQEHIPSDREKMNQSEQEYVISGGEKLNQSETEDIPSGGEKLNQSEPEYIPSGEENMNQSEEQYIPSGGEKLNQYEQECLPSGGEKLNLSEQQNIPLGSEKLNQSEPEYITSGEYKMSLYEQEHIPSDREKMNQSDLEYIPSGGEKLNQSEQECISSEVMYSVHSRILKTSEHTSLRESSVEISKEESLAQGKEFRGGLGTEAVPDKIEGQDDQNLYMLTHADFTESHSIYSSLNSRPESQTNMNNLDIEESNSTDDESPNASQYLQPVTKANLTADQEDLLDMAVSHYEDCNTLIEHSAEEVTSYQASNECLQTDEWEVLESPNKHLESRDPFAGHKRDSERSSKTDSEGQDLHSFLSSGVHNNFWGSNLETGASNQPDQPYDHVTELPNQNLALADNLSWVDLENPQAANWNTKMDSDTPKASTLGEEDKQMPSQVKQLVCRDVVEGVNVTSEDEGDSWSYGEE from the exons atggAGCTCCACCGCCTCCGGCACCACCACAGCCACCGGACCGACGACAAGCTCCAGATGCTGAACCTCAACCAACGCCTGGAGACCTACCTGGGCCGAGTGAGGCTGCTGGAGGAGGAGAACAAGCTACTATGCCAGGAGATCCAGGCCCTGAGGGGCAGCGGCCAGGGGGGGCGGATGGGCCTGGAGGACAAGCTGAGCCTGGCCAGGCAAGAGGTAGAGGAAGCCTGGAGGGAGAAGGATCGGGTGGAGCTGGAGCTAGGGAGCCTGGGTGAAGAGCTCCAAGTCCTGGGGCTGCAGAGACAGTGGGAGGCGGACGCCCATGGGGAGGTGAAGAAGAAGCTGGCAGACAGCAGGaagcagatggaggaggagaggagggctcaGATCTGGTTACGAGAGAAGGTGAGCCAGCTAGAGAAACAAATCCAGTTCCAGATACAAACCCACCAGGAAGATGTTGCCGGCTTCCAGGCTACACTAATCCATGTCAGACCTGCACTGCCACCCCCTCCACCCCAAACGGGTACCCAGCTGCCCAGCCTCCTGGAGCTGGGTGAGGAGTACTCCCAGATGGCTGTCAGGGCGTGGCATGAGGCGGCCATGGTGTTTCAGGGCCAGGTGGACAGCCTGGACGAGtctctaaaccaggccagaacccGGTTGGCCCAGGTGGGCCAGGAGAAGATTGAGAGCCAGCTGAAACTTCAGGCCCTGGAGAATGAGCTGCAATCAGCCCAGGATAAAAGGCAGTATCTGGAGAGGAGTGTGGCCAAACAAAGAGACAGGCAGAGGCAAGAGATACAAAACCTGCAG GCCCATCTGGATGTGTTGGAGATGGAGAAGGGGGCTCTGGGAAATCAGATTGACACTCTCCTGACAGAAAGTAGGGGTCTGCTGCAGCTGAAGATGTCTCTAGGCATGGAGGTGGCCACATACAG AGCATTACTGGACAATGAAAATCTGAAGGGGGATTTCTCTTCAACAAATCAGCTAAGGAGCACCTACATCTCTG ATGGAGTGCCCAGCTCTCGAGGGGCTAAGCAAAGCTTCCAGTCACAGCAGGCTACCAGTCACATGATCAGGCCCATCTCTACCATCCATAGAGCAAGCCCCCGATCCAATGTAACAATGATGTCCGCATCACCAATCTGGACTCAAAATCGGGTAACCCTGAACGAAACACCCGAGAGTTGTCGAAAGACAGAAGAAGAGCATATTGACTTTGGCACAGGGTCCAACCACCAGGTAAGTTATTCAACGCCTTACCCCGAAGTACCACAGGACGGAATTTCAGTTGACCACTTCAGACCCCAAGATGTCCATAAAGAAGTCAACTATGCTGAGCTTCTCTCACCTCCCACTGAAGAGGCAGGAGCTGATGTTGTATCTTTGCTTGGATCTGACCATAAGGAACAATCCATGTGGGATAtggaaaaggaggaagaggatcAGAACATAGTCAGAACCTGGTTTGCTGAAGAGAAACCCGTTCTGGAATCTGCCATGAGTCACCAGGTTGAGACCAGCTTCATAATGCCAACTGTGTTCAGCACTGATGCTCAAGAGCTCTACAGCCCTTCAGTGAGCTATGAGAGAGCAGGTTCGGTGACAGGGGCACATTCTGCTTTCTCAGCGAATGATGATAATGATGTACCTTTTGAAATGTCTTTTGAAAAAGAGGAACCTCTACTAGATATGCCTTACGGTCCCATGAATGCATCGGAGGAAAGAGATCTTGAAACAGCAAGGAAAGATGCTGAATGGGGGGGAAATGAAGGCTTGGAATCTGAAACTGCATCAGTGCTAGAACAAGCATTTGAGACCTTCACAAGCAGTCAAGCTTTTGAGTATGGAGCTGGGAAAAGTTACAACAAGCCAATAGAGTTCAACCAAGAGGACAATATGTCTTATGAATCTACTCAAGCCTCCCACGGTTTAGAAGAGGCATTTCGCCATGTTAAAAGAGTGGAGGAAGATGTTATTAATCTCCCAAAAGAGGATGAAAATTATATGTCTAACAAACATGAGGAGCAATTGGAAGATGAATTGCCCCCCTATGGGTATGATAAGGATAATTGTGAAAGATTGGAAGGATTCAGTAAGGAAAATGATATGACGGAAAGAATCGACGAGTTCAACCAAGAGAATATTATTAATCTCACAAAAGAGGATGATGAAAATGATATGTCTAACAAAGATGAAGATCAATTGGAACATGAATTGCGCCCCTATGGGTATGGTAAGGATAATTGGGAGATATTGGGAGGATTCAATAAGGAAAATGATATGACAGAAAGAATCGATAAGTTCAACCAAGAGGAGATTATCTCATATGAATCTGCTCAAGCTTCTCACTGGTCAGAAGAGGTATTTCACAATGTTGAAAGAGTGGTGGAAGGTGACATAAATTTCAGAAAAGGGGATGATGAAAATGATATGTCTAACAAACGTGAGGAACAACATGCACTGAACCCCAATGGGGATGTAAAGGATGAATGGGATAGAGTGGAAGGGTACAATGAAGAGAATGGAATTGGAGAAAGAATGGATGATTGGAAAGAAGGAAAGTATCATATGAAAGAGGAAGAGACGTGGAATAACAGAGAAACCCAACCCAATCGGTATGATCAAGAGGATATACCTTCAAATGTAGAGAAACTGAATCAATTCGAGCAAGAGCAAATACCTTCAGGCAGAGAGAAACTGAATCAGTCTGAGCAAGAGCATATACCTTCAGGCGGAGAGAAACTGAATATATCCGACAATGACAAAGAGGATCATGATGAGGCAAACCTCTGTCAAAATAATTCTGTTTCATGGAGGGCTGAGCTAGAAGGCGACAGCTATGCTCAGGACAACACACTAGCCGACACACACCCCCTGATCCGTTACAAGAGTGACGAGACGGATGTCAACACTCAGGCTTCACACATGGGCGAAAGTGACTCCAGTGATGGTGAAGAGGACAGGGAGGTTTGCCAGACAGGAACAGACACCTGGGGCGAAGGCAAGTCCAAACAGTTTGACACCATGGAGTATCTGTATGAAGAGTCAGAAGGGGATGTCATAGATCAGGAAAGTAACATGGGCTCCACTCACCAAGAGGACATGGATGCTAGCCAAACAAAGGAGCATGCTACACAGGAGAACGATGAGGAGAATGCTGTCGATCAGTTGATTCAGAAGGCAGAAGAGGAGCAATCTTATGAGGAACTTACAGAACCTGGAGAGTACTCCATGGTGTGCTCTGATGAGGACTATAATGAAGAAACAATTGATAGATTGGTGGAGCAAGAGTTAGAGAATTTATCTATATCCAGTTACAGTGAACACTTTACTGGGCAGATGATTGAGAGCGAGTCAGTACTGAGTCTTCAAATTGAGTCTCACACTGAACTTTCCCAGACACATGACATATCATACAGTGAGGAGGTAGAGCAGATACACTCAGAGAGACTGAATCAATCTGAACAAGAGTATATACCCTCAGGCGGAGAGAAACTGAATCTATATGAGCAAGAACACATAccctcagacagagagaaactGAATCAATCTGAGTCAGAGTATATACCCTCAGGCGGAGAGAAACTGAATCTATATGTGCAAGAACACACACCCTCAGACGGAGAGAAACTGAATCAATCTGAACAAGAGTATATACCCTCAGGCGGAGAGAAACTGAATCTATATGAGCAAGAACACATACCCTCAGGCAGAGAGAAACTGAATCAATCTGAGTCAGAGTACACAACCTCAGGCGGAGAGAAACTGAATCTATATGTGCAAGAACACACACCCTCAGACGGAGAGAAACTGAATCAATCTGAACAAGAGTATATACCCTCAGGCGGAGAGAAACTGAATCTATATGAGCAAGAACACATAccctcagacagagagaaactGAATCAATCTGAGTCAGAGTACACAACCTCAGGCGGAGAGAAACTGAATCTATATGTGCAAGAACACATAccctcagacagagagaaactGAATCAATCTGAACAAAAGTATATACCTTCAGGCGGAGAAAAAGTGAATCAATCCGAGCCAGAGTATATAATTTCAGGCGGAGAGAAACTGAATCAATCCGAGGCAGAGTACATAACTTCAGGCGGAGAGAAACTGAATCTATATGCGCAAGAATACCTACCCTCAGACGGAGAGAAAATGAATCCATCCGAGCCAGAGTATATACCTTCAAACGGAGAGAAACTGAATCAATCTGAACAAGGGAATATACCTTCAGGCAGAGAGAAACTGAATCAATCTGAGCCAGAGCATATACCTTCAGGCGGAGAGACACTGGATATATGTGAGCAAGAACATATACCCTCAGATGGAGAGAAAATAAATCAACCCGATTCAGAGCATATACCTTCAAATGGAGAGAAACTAAATGTAAATGTGCAAGAACACATACCATCAGACGGAGAGAATCTGAATCAATCTGAACAAGAGAATATACCTTCAGGCGGAGAAAAAGTTAATCAATCCGAGCCAGAGTATATAATTTCAGGCGGAGAGAAACTGAATCAATCCGAGGCAGAGGATATAACTTCAGGCGGAGAGACACTGAATCTATATGCGCAAGGATACCTACCCTCAGACGGAGAGAAAATGAATCAATCCGAGCCAGAGTATATACCTTCAAACGGAGAGAAACTGAATCAATCTCAGCAAGAAAATATACCTTTAGGTGGAGAGAAACTGAATCAATCTGAACAAGAGAATATACCTTCAGGCGGAGAGAAAATGAATCAATCTGAGCAAGAGAATATACCCTCAGGCGGAGAAAAACGGAATCAATCCGAGGCAGAGTACATAACTTCAGGTGGAGAGAAACTGAATCAATCTGAGCAAGAGAATATAccttcagacagagagaaaatgaaTCCATCCGAGCCAGAGTACACAACTTCAGGCGGAGAGACACTGGATATATGTGAGCAAGAACATATACCCTCAGATGGAGAGAAAATTAATCAACCCGATTCAGAGCATATACCTTCAAATGGAAAGAAACTGAATGTGTATGTGCAAGAACACATACCATCAGACAGAGAGAAACTGAATCAATCTGAACAAGAGAATATACCTTCAGGCGGAGAGAAACTGAATCAATCTGAACAAGGGAATATACCTTCAGGCAGAGAGAAACTGAATCAATCTGAGCCAGAGCATATACCTTCAGGCGGAGAGACACTGGATATATGTGAGCAAGAACATATACCCTCAGATGGAGAGAAAATAAATCAACCCGATTCAGAGCATATACCTTCAAATGGAGAGAAACTAAATGTAAATGTGCAAGAACACATACCATCAGACGGAGAGAATCTGAATCAATCTGAACAAGAGAATATACCTTCAGGCGGAGAAAAAGTGAATCAATCCGAGCCAGAGTATATAATTTCAGGCGGAGAGAAACTGAATCAATCCGAGGCAGAGGATATAACTTCAGGCGGAGAGACACTGAATCTATATGCGCAAGGATACCTACCCTCAGACGGAGAGAAAATGAATCAATCCGAGCCAGAGTATATACCTTCAAACGGAGAGAAACTGAATCAATCTCAGCAAGAAAATATACCTTTAGGTGGAGAGAAACTGAATCAATCTGAACAAGAGAATATACCTTCAGGCGGAGAGAAAATGAATCAATCTGAGCAAGAGAATATACCCTCAGGCGGAGAAAAACGGAATCAATCCGAGGCAGAGTACATAACTTCAGGTGGAGAGAAACTGAATCAATCCGAGCAAGAGAATATAccttcagacagagagaaaatgaaTCCATCCGAGCCAGAGTACACAACTTCAGGCGGAGAGACACTGGATATATGTGAGCAAGAACATATACCCTCAGATGGAGAGAAAATTAATCAACCCGATTCAGAGCATATACCTTCAAATGGAAAGAAACTGAATGTGTATGTGCAAGAACACATACCATCAGACAGAGAGAAACTGAATCAATCTGAACAAGAGAATATACCTTCAGGCGGAGAGAAACTGAATCAATCTGAACAAGAGAATTTACCTTCAAGCGGAGAGACACTGGATTTATGTGAGCAAGAACATATACCCTCAGATGGAGAGAAAATGTATAAATCTGAGCCAGAGCATATACTTTCAAACGGAGAGAAACTGAATCAATCTGAGCAAGAAAATATACCTTTAGGTGGAAAGAAACTGAATCAATCTGAACAAGAGAATTTACCTTCAGGTGGAGAGAAACTGAATCAATCTGAACAAGAGAATTTACCTTCAGGCGGAGAGAAACTGAATCAATCCGAGCCAGAGCATATACCTTCAAACGGAGAGAAACTAAATCAATCTGAGCAAGAGTATATAACTTCAGGCGGAGAGAAACTGAATCAATCTGAGCCAGAGTATATAATTTCAGGCGGAGAGAAACTGAATCAATCCGAGGCAGAGGATATAACTTCAGGCGGAGAGACACTGAATGTAAATGCACAAGAACACATACCCTCAGACGGAGAGAAAATGAATCAATCCGAGCCAGAGTATATACCTTTAGGCAGAGAGAAACTGAATCAATCAGAGCCAGAGTACATAACTTCAGGCGGAGAGAAACTGAATCTATGTGTGCAAGAATACCTAccctcagacagagagaaaatgaaTCCATCCGAGCCAGAGTATATACCTTCAGGCGGAGAGAAACTGAATCTATATGAGCAAGAGTATGTCATTTCAGGCGGAGAGAAACTGAATCAATCCGAGACAGAGGATATACCTTCGGGTGGAGAGAAACTGAATCAATCCGAGACAGAGGATATACCTTCGGGTGGAGAGAAACTGAATCAATCCGAGACAGAGGATATACCTTCGGGTGGAGAGAAACTGAATCAATCCGAGCCAGAGTATATAATTTCTGGCGGAGAGAAACTAGATATATGTGAGCAAGAACATATAccctcagacagagagaaaatgaaTCAATCTGAACAAGAGTATGTCATTTCAGGCGGAGAGAAACTGAATCAATCCGAGACAGAGGATATACCTTCGGGTGGAGAGAAACTGAATCAATCCGAGCCCGAGTATATACCTTCAGGAGAAGAGAACATGAATCAATCTGAAGAGCAGTACATACCTTCAGGCGGAGAGAAACTTAATCAGTATGAGCAAGAGTGTTTACCTTCAGGTGGAGAGAAACTGAATCTCTCCGAGCAACAGAATATACCTTTAGGCAGTGAGAAACTGAATCAATCTGAGCCAGAGTATATAACTTCAGGTGAATACAAAATGAGTCTATATGAGCAAGAACATATAccctcagacagagagaaaatgaaTCAATCCGATCTCGAGTATATACCTTCAGGTGGAGAGAAACTCAATCAGTCTGAGCAAGAGTGTATTTCCTCAGAGGTTATGTATTCGGTGCATTCTAGGATTCTAAAGACATCTGAACACACATCTCTTAGAGAAAGTTCAGTAGAAATATCCAAAGAAGAATCTTTGGCTCAAGGTAAGGAATTCAGAGGGGGACTGGGAACTGAAGCTGTACCAGACAAAATAGAAGGACAGGATGACCAGAACCTTTATATGCTGACTCATGCAGACTTCACTGAAAGCCATTCTATCTACAGCAGTTTAAACAGCAGGCCTGAGAGTCAAACCAACATGAACAACTTGGATATAGAAGAGTCCAACAGCACAGATGATGAGTCGCCAAATGCAAGCCAGTATTTGCAACCTGTCACCAAAGCAAATCTAACTGCAGATCAGGAAGACTTGTTAGATATGGCGGTCTCTCACTATGAGGATTGCAATACTCTTATTGAACATTCTGCAGAGGAGGTCACTAGCTATCAGGCAAGTAATGAATGTCTTCAGACAGATGAATGGGAAGTCTTAGAAAGTCCAAACAAACACCTAGAATCTAGAGATCCTTTTGCAGGTCACAAGAGAGACTCCGAAAGATCATCCAAAACTGACAGCGAAGGCCAGGACCTACACAGCTTCCTCAGCTCTGGTGTACACAACAACTTCTGGGGTTCCAATCTGGAGACAGGAGCCTCGAATCAACCGGATCAGCCGTATGACCATGTGACCGAACTACCCAATCAGAACCTAGCCTTGGCTGACAACCTATCCTGGGTGGATTTGGAGAATCCACAGGCAGCTAATTGGAACACAAAAATGGACAGCGACACACCTAAAGCTTCCACCCTTGGAGAAGAGGACAAACAGATGCCCTCACAGGTGAAGCAGCTGGTGTGTAGAGATGTGGTAGAGGGTGTGAATGTTACTTCTGAAGATGAGGGAGACTCCTGGTCATATGGGGAAGAATAG